The Nocardia sp. XZ_19_385 genome window below encodes:
- a CDS encoding epoxide hydrolase, protein MNDIRPFQVDIAQTDIDDLRDRLTRARWTPALPGAEWSKGVPVDYLQGLAQYWANEFDWRKVEAELNQFPQFITEIQGQPIHFKHIRSERPDAKALLLLHDNPGGAMGLLDVLEPLSRDFHLVVPFMPGFGFSTPLTSTGWTVPRVASAFAELMDRLGYQRFGAHGGGGGANVSLELGRQVPERLIGLHVNAYVAMPGEDADGLTDAEQARMATVERFMQDGFGFNIMMSTRPQTIAHGLNDSPIGLLAWVVEKFKEWTDPSVQLPEAAIAKDRMLTDVSIQWFTGTSGSIAQSYHDVAHDPTAWGPKERVTVPTAFAVSAGDVTIRRWAERDANVARWTEFDRGGAYLALEAPELAITDIREFFETVS, encoded by the coding sequence GTGAACGACATCCGCCCCTTCCAGGTCGACATCGCCCAGACCGATATCGACGATCTCCGCGACCGCCTCACCCGGGCGCGGTGGACGCCGGCGCTGCCCGGCGCCGAGTGGAGCAAGGGCGTTCCGGTCGATTACCTGCAGGGTCTCGCCCAGTACTGGGCGAACGAATTCGATTGGCGCAAGGTCGAAGCCGAACTGAACCAGTTCCCGCAGTTCATCACCGAGATCCAGGGCCAGCCGATCCACTTCAAGCACATCCGCAGCGAGCGCCCGGACGCGAAGGCCCTGCTGTTGCTGCACGACAACCCGGGCGGCGCGATGGGCCTGCTCGATGTCCTCGAACCGCTGTCGCGGGATTTCCACCTGGTCGTGCCGTTCATGCCGGGCTTCGGTTTCTCCACCCCGCTCACCAGCACCGGCTGGACCGTCCCCCGCGTCGCGTCGGCCTTCGCTGAGTTGATGGACCGGCTCGGCTACCAGCGTTTCGGAGCGCACGGCGGCGGTGGCGGCGCGAACGTCTCGCTGGAACTGGGCCGCCAGGTGCCCGAGCGACTGATCGGCTTGCACGTCAACGCCTATGTCGCGATGCCCGGCGAAGATGCTGACGGCCTGACCGACGCCGAGCAGGCGCGCATGGCTACCGTCGAGCGGTTCATGCAGGACGGTTTCGGATTCAACATCATGATGTCGACCCGCCCGCAGACCATCGCGCACGGCCTCAACGACTCCCCCATCGGCCTGCTCGCCTGGGTCGTGGAGAAGTTCAAGGAGTGGACCGACCCGAGCGTGCAGCTGCCCGAGGCGGCTATCGCCAAGGACCGCATGCTCACCGATGTCAGCATCCAATGGTTCACCGGCACTTCGGGTTCCATCGCGCAGAGCTACCACGATGTCGCACACGACCCGACCGCGTGGGGCCCGAAGGAGCGAGTCACCGTGCCGACCGCGTTCGCGGTCTCCGCCGGGGACGTCACCATCCGGCGCTGGGCCGAGCGGGACGCGAATGTGGCGCGCTGGACCGAATTCGACCGCGGCGGCGCCTACCTCGCCCTGGAAGCGCCCGAGCTGGCGATCACCGACATCCGGGAGTTCTTCGAAACCGTCTCCTAA
- a CDS encoding hemolysin family protein: MGDLFGIVLTIVLLAANAFFVAAEFALISARRDRLEALAAQGKRNANTVIRAGENLSMMLAAAQLGITICSILLGRVGEPAVAHLLEGPFELLGLPQGLLHPVAFAGALTIVVILHILFGEMIPKNIALAGPERSALLLVPIHLAWLRLARPLIAIYNFAANLTLRMLRIEPKDELQATVSSVELAEMIGESRSEGLLDEEEHRRLTQALGTSDRTIADVMVPLATTRSVPLRGNGTTLGDIETAVAETGFSRYPVRADDGSLVGYLHIKDVLDKVADENAGPSTPIPRTDIRPLPTMGAATTLYEALARLRRTSSHLGRVVDNHGNTIGIVALEDLVEEFVGTVRDGTHRVVE; encoded by the coding sequence ATGGGTGACCTGTTCGGAATCGTGCTCACGATCGTGCTGCTGGCGGCCAACGCGTTCTTCGTCGCCGCCGAGTTCGCGCTGATCTCGGCCCGCCGCGACCGTCTGGAAGCTCTTGCCGCACAAGGCAAGCGCAACGCCAACACGGTGATCCGGGCCGGGGAGAACCTGTCGATGATGCTGGCCGCGGCCCAGCTCGGCATCACCATCTGCTCGATCCTGCTCGGCCGGGTCGGCGAACCCGCCGTGGCGCATCTGCTGGAGGGCCCGTTCGAGCTGCTCGGCTTGCCGCAGGGGCTGCTGCATCCGGTCGCGTTCGCCGGTGCGCTCACCATCGTGGTGATCTTGCACATCCTCTTCGGCGAGATGATCCCGAAGAACATCGCCCTGGCCGGACCGGAACGCAGTGCGCTGCTGCTGGTTCCGATTCACCTGGCGTGGCTGCGGCTGGCCCGGCCGTTGATCGCGATCTACAACTTCGCCGCGAACCTGACGCTGCGGATGCTGCGGATAGAACCGAAGGACGAGCTGCAGGCCACCGTCTCCAGCGTGGAGCTGGCCGAGATGATCGGCGAGTCCCGCTCGGAGGGTCTGCTCGACGAGGAGGAGCACCGCCGCCTGACGCAGGCGCTGGGCACCTCCGACCGGACCATCGCCGATGTGATGGTGCCGCTGGCCACCACGCGCTCGGTTCCGTTGCGCGGCAACGGAACCACCCTCGGCGATATCGAAACCGCCGTGGCCGAGACCGGGTTCTCCCGCTACCCGGTGCGCGCGGACGACGGCTCGCTGGTCGGCTATCTGCACATCAAGGACGTGCTGGACAAGGTCGCCGACGAGAACGCGGGCCCGAGCACACCCATCCCGCGCACCGATATCCGCCCGCTGCCGACCATGGGTGCGGCGACCACGCTGTACGAGGCGCTGGCCCGATTGCGGCGCACCAGTAGTCATCTGGGCCGGGTCGTGGACAACCACGGCAACACCATCGGCATCGTGGCGCTGGAGGATCTGGTGGAAGAGTTCGTCGGCACCGTGCGCGATGGGACGCATCGCGTAGTCGAATGA
- a CDS encoding 3-methyladenine DNA glycosylase yields the protein MTQLLPEVDWRARATEHRARLDKLVGPYLERRAAGSTHPVIDFLFTYYGHKPAQLRRWHPGFGVTLAGAREYDGARGYLRVGAGYTADPAYLAKRRDTIEFVANLLRATASRPAQLSCFGLHEWAMVYRTDEVRHQQVPLRLGHANTDAVVESMSLRCTHYDAFRFFTPDAVGRNAEPLTRADQAAREQPGCLHANMDLYKWAFKLAPLTSSDLLLDCFELACTARELDMQASPYDLSEYGYDPIPIEIPSGRAEYVRRQGAISEHSAALRTRLLAVCEGLLALP from the coding sequence ATGACCCAGCTGCTTCCAGAAGTCGACTGGCGGGCGCGCGCCACCGAGCACCGCGCCCGCCTCGACAAGCTCGTCGGCCCGTACCTCGAACGGCGGGCCGCGGGCTCCACCCATCCGGTGATCGACTTCCTGTTCACCTACTACGGGCACAAACCGGCCCAATTGCGGCGCTGGCACCCAGGTTTCGGCGTCACACTGGCGGGTGCGCGCGAATACGACGGCGCGCGTGGGTATCTCCGGGTCGGCGCGGGCTACACCGCCGACCCGGCCTACCTGGCCAAGCGCCGCGACACCATCGAGTTCGTCGCGAACCTGTTGCGCGCCACCGCTTCCCGCCCCGCCCAGCTGTCCTGTTTCGGCCTGCACGAGTGGGCCATGGTGTACCGCACCGACGAGGTCCGTCACCAGCAGGTGCCGCTGCGGCTGGGCCACGCGAACACCGACGCGGTGGTGGAGTCGATGTCGTTGCGCTGCACGCACTACGACGCCTTCCGCTTCTTCACCCCCGACGCGGTCGGGCGCAACGCCGAACCACTCACCCGCGCCGACCAGGCCGCGCGCGAACAGCCCGGCTGCCTGCACGCCAACATGGACCTCTACAAGTGGGCGTTCAAGCTGGCCCCGCTCACCTCCTCCGACCTACTCCTGGACTGCTTCGAACTCGCCTGCACCGCACGCGAACTCGACATGCAGGCCAGCCCTTACGACCTGAGCGAATACGGCTACGACCCAATCCCCATCGAGATCCCTTCCGGGCGTGCCGAATACGTCCGCCGGCAGGGCGCCATCTCGGAGCACTCCGCGGCCCTGCGGACCCGCCTGCTCGCGGTCTGCGAAGGGCTCCTCGCCCTCCCCTGA